The proteins below are encoded in one region of Rhizobium sp. 9140:
- a CDS encoding YqaE/Pmp3 family membrane protein has translation MDVVRILLAILVPPVGVFLQVGIGLHFWLNILLTIFGYIPGIIHAIWVILKK, from the coding sequence ATGGACGTCGTCCGAATTCTGCTTGCCATTCTCGTGCCGCCCGTGGGCGTATTTCTTCAGGTCGGCATCGGCTTGCATTTCTGGCTGAACATCCTTCTCACGATCTTCGGTTATATCCCCGGCATCATCCACGCCATCTGGGTTATTCTGAAGAAGTAA
- a CDS encoding TIGR03862 family flavoprotein, with protein MTTADSTEKTIAIIGGGPAGLAAAEVLSETHHRVTVYDAMPTIGRKFLLAGKSGLNLTHAEPYDAFAGRFGAANDRLRPALDAFSPEAVQRWAEGLGVETFVGSSGRVFPKAMKASPLLRAWRQRLETRGVIIQTRWRWIGFGDGRDNEEFVFETPEGIRTITSDATVLALGGASWPRLGSDARWVPMLEARGIAVAPFRPANCGFDVAWSEDFTTRFAGTPVKSVVATSEGGRTQGEFVITRHGIEGSLVYSHAAARRDRLEAEGQADFCLDLLPGRSLEALTSALEAAPRKASFSNRLRKAARIDGVKLALLREVVRDADRLPAKDLAPALKRLRIPLDRPRPIAEAISSAGGIPLAAIDAAGMIRQMPGVFVAGEMVDWEAPTGGYLLTACLATGRSAASGLLDWLADRDRV; from the coding sequence ATGACGACAGCGGACAGCACAGAAAAGACGATCGCGATCATCGGCGGCGGACCGGCGGGTCTGGCGGCGGCCGAAGTCCTGTCGGAAACGCATCATCGGGTCACGGTCTACGACGCCATGCCGACGATCGGCCGGAAGTTCCTGCTTGCCGGCAAGTCCGGCCTCAACCTGACGCATGCCGAGCCCTACGACGCTTTTGCCGGCCGCTTCGGCGCAGCCAATGACAGGCTTCGGCCGGCGCTTGATGCCTTCTCCCCGGAAGCCGTGCAGCGATGGGCGGAAGGTCTTGGGGTCGAGACGTTCGTCGGCTCGTCCGGGCGGGTGTTTCCCAAAGCCATGAAGGCATCGCCCCTGCTGCGCGCATGGCGCCAGCGACTGGAGACGCGTGGTGTTATCATCCAGACCCGCTGGCGCTGGATCGGCTTTGGCGATGGTCGTGATAACGAGGAGTTCGTGTTCGAAACGCCGGAGGGCATCCGGACGATTACCAGCGATGCGACCGTGCTGGCGCTGGGCGGCGCAAGCTGGCCGCGGCTCGGATCCGACGCGCGGTGGGTGCCGATGCTGGAAGCAAGGGGGATTGCCGTTGCGCCGTTCCGTCCGGCCAATTGCGGCTTCGATGTCGCCTGGAGCGAGGATTTTACAACGCGGTTTGCAGGGACCCCGGTGAAGTCGGTCGTGGCAACGTCGGAGGGTGGCCGCACACAAGGCGAGTTCGTCATCACGCGTCACGGGATCGAGGGAAGCCTCGTCTATAGCCACGCGGCGGCGCGGCGGGACAGGCTGGAGGCGGAAGGGCAGGCTGATTTCTGTCTCGATCTCCTGCCGGGCCGCTCGCTGGAGGCTTTGACATCGGCGCTGGAGGCGGCACCCCGAAAGGCGAGCTTCAGCAATCGTCTGCGCAAGGCTGCACGGATCGACGGGGTGAAGCTGGCCTTGCTGCGGGAAGTCGTTCGCGATGCAGATCGTTTGCCGGCGAAAGATTTGGCTCCAGCTTTGAAAAGGCTGCGTATCCCCCTGGATCGCCCAAGGCCAATCGCGGAGGCGATCTCGTCTGCCGGCGGCATCCCGCTGGCCGCGATCGACGCTGCCGGAATGATCCGGCAGATGCCTGGCGTTTTCGTCGCGGGCGAAATGGTGGATTGGGAGGCGCCGACCGGCGGATATCTGCTGACAGCCTGTCTGGCCACGGGACGGTCTGCGGCGTCAGGTCTGTTGGATTGGCTTGCCGACAGGGACAGGGTTTAG
- a CDS encoding DUF1328 domain-containing protein: MLKWALIFFVVSLVTGFLGFSGVSAATATIARVLFAIAVVVFLIFVVLAFMAGSAVL, from the coding sequence ATGCTCAAGTGGGCGCTGATCTTCTTCGTCGTTTCCCTCGTCACCGGCTTTCTCGGCTTCTCCGGCGTTTCCGCTGCGACAGCGACGATCGCACGCGTGCTGTTTGCCATTGCCGTTGTCGTCTTCCTGATCTTCGTGGTCCTCGCCTTTATGGCAGGTAGCGCCGTTCTCTGA